In one Gimesia sp. genomic region, the following are encoded:
- a CDS encoding vWA domain-containing protein codes for MHQSQPQSGTQSRWNQGLGVSTLAHLILIGGLSLLVAEEVDSLNSTPQTAIETRWSPTREEVDPTVIDLTPVTYKQEESSSAAVNSPLPQMADRTAAPDRESLSSRYNGPLPQSTQFEESPTTKHAADIVGALLTSDAIGGATSGSGNGTGNGNFFGINPKSKKIVYVVDSSKSMNFPHESEGKTRLGRVKLELARAILSMDEQQEFFVIFFSDVAIPMPANRLQPATKQAKSRYLNWVARVPGVGRTEPLEALLLALRLQPDTIYFLTDGQFNIADVKTFNTVVDNAGLNKRVTVNGICFGNREGEKLLRELAENNAGAYTFIP; via the coding sequence ATGCACCAGAGCCAGCCACAATCTGGTACCCAATCACGCTGGAATCAGGGCCTTGGTGTCTCCACACTGGCGCACCTGATTCTCATCGGAGGGCTCTCTTTGCTGGTGGCTGAAGAGGTGGATTCTCTGAATTCGACTCCCCAGACTGCGATCGAGACCCGCTGGTCGCCCACCCGGGAGGAAGTCGACCCCACCGTCATCGATCTCACGCCGGTCACATACAAACAGGAAGAATCATCCAGTGCGGCCGTCAATTCGCCGCTCCCTCAGATGGCGGATCGGACTGCCGCTCCCGACCGGGAGTCCCTCTCTTCCCGATATAATGGTCCTCTGCCGCAAAGCACGCAGTTCGAAGAATCACCTACGACGAAGCATGCCGCCGACATTGTTGGTGCACTCTTAACCTCCGATGCCATCGGCGGGGCCACATCCGGTTCAGGAAATGGAACGGGAAACGGCAACTTCTTTGGCATTAATCCCAAGAGCAAGAAAATAGTCTATGTGGTCGACTCATCCAAAAGCATGAACTTTCCCCATGAAAGTGAGGGCAAAACCCGCCTGGGACGTGTGAAGCTGGAACTTGCCCGGGCAATTCTCTCCATGGATGAACAGCAGGAATTCTTTGTCATCTTCTTCAGCGATGTGGCCATCCCCATGCCGGCCAACCGACTTCAGCCCGCTACGAAGCAGGCCAAATCCCGCTATCTCAACTGGGTCGCACGCGTGCCAGGTGTCGGCAGAACCGAACCACTCGAAGCCCTGCTGCTCGCCCTCAGACTCCAGCCTGACACGATCTATTTCCTCACCGATGGCCAGTTCAACATCGCTGACGTCAAGACCTTCAACACGGTGGTCGACAACGCAGGCTTGAACAAACGCGTGACCGTCAACGGAATCTGCTTCGGTAATCGGGAAGGCGAGAAACTGTTACGCGAACTCGCTGAAAACAACGCAGGCGCTTATACCTTCATTCCCTGA
- a CDS encoding matrixin family metalloprotease: protein TLLDGSLLAGSGSDAFGQMDLLTVVMHELGHTLGLEDLDSDGTLMSESLDVSERRLPSADDLDDFFSGIAGGDNPLLD, encoded by the coding sequence CACACTGCTGGACGGCAGCCTGCTGGCCGGTTCCGGCAGCGACGCCTTTGGTCAGATGGATCTGCTGACAGTCGTAATGCACGAGCTGGGTCACACGCTGGGTCTGGAAGATCTGGACTCAGACGGTACCCTGATGAGCGAGTCGCTGGACGTCTCCGAGCGTCGCCTGCCGAGTGCAGACGATCTCGACGACTTCTTCAGCGGCATCGCCGGCGGAGACAACCCGCTGCTGGACTGA
- a CDS encoding DCC1-like thiol-disulfide oxidoreductase family protein: MDKPVLFFDGVCGLCNRSVDFAMSRDPEGRLLYSPLQGETATELLSEPDRANIDTVIFLPADRSRVYRRSAAAVRVLWLLGFPWNVCGWLLWLIPLPLRNVGYRLVAKARYRFFGKHETCRMPTPEERSRFLP; this comes from the coding sequence ATGGATAAGCCGGTTCTGTTTTTTGATGGTGTCTGTGGTCTGTGTAACCGGAGCGTGGATTTTGCAATGTCACGCGATCCGGAAGGGCGGCTGCTCTATTCACCTCTGCAGGGGGAAACGGCGACCGAACTGTTGAGCGAACCGGATCGGGCAAATATAGATACTGTGATTTTTCTCCCGGCTGACCGCAGTCGAGTTTATCGGCGATCTGCGGCTGCGGTGCGTGTGTTGTGGTTACTGGGTTTTCCCTGGAATGTCTGCGGATGGTTATTGTGGCTGATCCCTTTGCCACTAAGAAACGTGGGGTATCGACTGGTTGCGAAAGCACGGTATCGTTTTTTCGGCAAACATGAAACCTGCCGGATGCCGACA
- a CDS encoding acyl-[ACP]--phospholipid O-acyltransferase: protein MNSTVTAENSARAHGGRKGTLNSPSFLALLATQFLGAMNDNMFRWFIIPIGKPAIGDAEALSLGLACFTLPYLLLASVAGYLADRFSKRTVIIACKVAEILIMILGIWAIQIGNIYLLFSIVALMGCQSALFGPAKFGSIPEMLRDNRLSRGNGLMGLITVVSSALGFIAGNYLYYITQPSLKNPGTFSDIQIAAFALIGVAALGTLVSLKIRKLPAAAPTREFPYNPAKETWHQMQLLRSSTPLLRTALGVAFFWMLASLAQMNVDTYGINELQLTQKDIGPLLGILVFGVALGSILAGIWSSGRIELGIVPLGAAGIVLTSLMLFFTGNSVGPGTENATSLHYSLSLLWLFLLGVSSGLFDIPLETFLQHRSDVETRGSVLAAANFLAFAFILVASFAFWVMQKHLELSASQIFMVLGLLTIPVGIYIFKLLPNATIRFMVWLVSCTIYKLRVKGLKNLPKKGGALLVANHVSWLDGIFLILTSTRPVRMIAYSTYVEAPWVAWLSRLYNTIPINVEDGPKALMKSIKSARNAIENGELVCIFAEGKLTRSGYLQPFQSGLMKIIKGTGAPVIPVYIDELWGSIFSFHGGKFFWKKPRRWPYPVSIRFGKPVLHPENEKHVQRVVQNLGVDAANFRKTYQMIPPRLFLRKCKSQRFQLKVSDSMGDERTGGMLLTGALVLRRLLNKFVLKPDEKMVGVLLPPSVGGCAVNASLAISGRVPINLNYTLSDSDINYCIQEAGIKTVLTSQKFLEKRPIEMDANVVLLDDLKTKVTLWDKLVSMFQAFVVPAWIIERIIGLHRVKSDDLSTVIFTSGSTGLPKGVMLSHHNIISNINSADDLLQLSQKDCILGILPFFHSFGYTISLWMPFVRKMRSCYHFNPTDARTVGKMIEKYKATLFATTPTFLRHYLKRCTKEQFASMDVVITGAEKLPQSLAREFEEKFGIFPTEGYGTTELSPVAAVNVPPSRQLDPDEVSAKPGTVGRPIPCVMAKTVNPETMEDLPDGEEGLLFIKGPNVMKGYLNNPEKTAEVIIDGWYNTGDIATIDEDGFIAITGRQTRFSKIGGEMVPHLRIEEIITGIVSEPDAEEAEVEVAVTAVPDARKGERLIVLHKHLNKSVDEILKELAQSGIPNLWLPSSDSFLEVDAIPLLGTGKLDLARIKLLACEAFPVEVAS from the coding sequence ATGAATTCAACTGTCACGGCAGAAAACAGTGCTCGCGCTCACGGTGGACGCAAAGGAACATTAAATTCCCCTTCCTTCCTGGCGTTACTGGCCACCCAGTTTCTGGGAGCCATGAACGACAACATGTTCCGCTGGTTCATTATCCCCATCGGAAAACCGGCCATCGGAGATGCAGAAGCCCTCTCCCTCGGACTGGCCTGTTTCACGCTCCCTTACCTGCTGCTGGCCAGCGTCGCCGGTTATCTCGCCGACCGCTTCAGCAAACGGACGGTGATCATCGCCTGTAAGGTAGCCGAAATCCTCATCATGATTCTCGGCATCTGGGCGATTCAGATCGGGAATATTTATCTGCTCTTTTCGATTGTGGCGCTGATGGGCTGCCAGAGCGCATTGTTCGGTCCGGCCAAGTTCGGCAGTATCCCTGAAATGCTCCGAGATAACCGACTCTCCCGCGGCAACGGCCTGATGGGACTGATTACCGTCGTCTCCTCCGCCCTCGGCTTCATCGCCGGTAATTATCTGTACTACATCACGCAGCCCAGTCTGAAAAATCCTGGTACCTTCTCCGATATTCAGATTGCCGCCTTCGCACTGATTGGTGTCGCTGCCCTGGGAACTCTGGTCAGCCTGAAGATCCGCAAGCTGCCCGCGGCAGCTCCTACACGCGAATTCCCCTACAATCCAGCCAAAGAAACCTGGCACCAGATGCAGTTACTCCGCAGCAGTACGCCTCTGCTCCGCACCGCACTGGGGGTCGCCTTCTTCTGGATGCTGGCTTCACTGGCTCAAATGAACGTCGATACCTACGGCATCAATGAACTGCAGCTGACACAGAAAGACATCGGTCCCCTGCTGGGCATCCTCGTATTCGGTGTCGCATTGGGAAGTATCCTCGCCGGGATCTGGTCTTCCGGACGCATCGAGCTGGGCATCGTCCCCCTGGGTGCTGCGGGCATTGTCTTGACCTCTCTGATGCTGTTCTTCACTGGTAACAGCGTGGGACCGGGAACCGAGAACGCCACCAGCCTGCACTACTCCCTGTCGCTGCTCTGGCTCTTCCTGCTCGGCGTCAGTTCGGGACTGTTTGACATTCCGCTGGAAACATTCCTCCAGCACCGCAGTGACGTAGAAACGCGTGGCAGTGTCCTGGCAGCCGCGAACTTCCTTGCATTCGCCTTCATTCTCGTCGCTTCGTTTGCCTTCTGGGTCATGCAGAAGCACCTCGAACTGTCGGCCAGTCAGATTTTCATGGTCCTGGGCCTGCTCACAATACCGGTTGGGATTTACATCTTCAAACTGCTCCCCAACGCCACCATCCGCTTTATGGTCTGGCTCGTCAGTTGCACGATTTACAAGCTGCGGGTAAAGGGTCTTAAGAATCTCCCCAAGAAAGGGGGCGCCCTGCTGGTTGCCAACCACGTCTCCTGGCTGGATGGCATCTTTCTGATTCTGACCTCCACGCGTCCCGTCAGAATGATCGCCTACTCCACCTACGTTGAAGCGCCCTGGGTCGCCTGGCTCTCCCGGCTGTATAACACGATCCCCATCAACGTGGAAGACGGCCCCAAAGCACTTATGAAATCAATCAAATCCGCGAGAAATGCCATTGAAAATGGCGAATTAGTCTGTATCTTCGCGGAAGGAAAGTTAACCCGTTCGGGATATCTGCAACCGTTTCAATCCGGCCTGATGAAAATCATTAAAGGCACTGGTGCTCCCGTCATCCCTGTCTATATCGATGAGTTGTGGGGAAGCATCTTCAGTTTTCATGGCGGAAAGTTTTTCTGGAAAAAACCCAGGCGGTGGCCCTACCCGGTTTCAATTCGATTTGGAAAACCCGTTCTCCATCCGGAAAACGAAAAACACGTCCAGCGAGTCGTTCAGAACCTGGGAGTTGATGCCGCCAATTTTCGAAAGACGTACCAAATGATTCCACCACGACTGTTTTTGAGAAAATGTAAAAGTCAGAGATTCCAGCTCAAAGTCTCTGACTCCATGGGTGACGAACGCACTGGAGGCATGCTGCTCACCGGCGCGCTCGTCCTCAGACGCCTGCTCAACAAGTTTGTACTCAAGCCGGATGAAAAGATGGTCGGCGTCCTGCTGCCTCCCTCAGTCGGCGGTTGTGCCGTCAACGCCAGTCTCGCGATCTCAGGTCGGGTACCCATCAATCTCAATTACACACTTTCCGACAGCGACATTAATTACTGTATTCAGGAAGCCGGTATCAAAACCGTGCTCACCAGCCAGAAGTTCCTGGAAAAACGTCCCATCGAAATGGACGCCAACGTGGTCCTGCTGGATGACCTCAAAACCAAAGTCACTCTCTGGGATAAACTCGTCAGCATGTTCCAGGCATTCGTCGTCCCCGCCTGGATCATCGAACGTATCATTGGACTGCATCGCGTCAAATCGGATGATCTCAGTACGGTAATTTTCACTTCCGGTTCGACCGGGCTTCCCAAAGGGGTGATGCTCTCCCACCACAATATTATCTCGAATATCAACTCTGCCGACGATCTGCTTCAGCTCTCGCAGAAGGATTGCATCCTGGGAATCCTGCCCTTCTTCCATTCGTTCGGCTACACGATTTCACTCTGGATGCCTTTCGTCAGAAAAATGCGTTCCTGCTACCACTTTAATCCGACCGATGCCCGCACCGTCGGCAAAATGATCGAAAAATACAAGGCAACACTTTTCGCCACCACACCGACCTTCCTCAGGCACTACCTCAAACGCTGCACCAAAGAGCAGTTTGCCTCGATGGATGTCGTCATCACGGGTGCCGAAAAACTGCCCCAGAGTCTCGCCCGGGAATTCGAAGAAAAATTCGGTATCTTCCCCACTGAAGGCTACGGTACCACCGAACTCTCCCCCGTCGCAGCAGTGAATGTTCCCCCCAGCCGCCAGTTGGATCCGGATGAAGTCTCTGCGAAACCGGGAACCGTTGGTCGCCCCATCCCCTGCGTCATGGCCAAAACAGTCAACCCGGAAACGATGGAAGACCTTCCGGATGGTGAAGAGGGACTTCTCTTCATCAAGGGGCCCAACGTCATGAAAGGGTATCTCAACAATCCCGAGAAAACCGCAGAGGTCATCATTGATGGCTGGTACAACACGGGGGACATCGCCACGATCGATGAAGATGGTTTCATCGCCATCACTGGTCGGCAGACTCGCTTCTCCAAAATTGGGGGAGAAATGGTGCCACATCTCAGAATCGAAGAAATCATCACCGGCATCGTCAGCGAACCGGATGCGGAAGAAGCCGAGGTCGAAGTCGCAGTGACTGCAGTTCCCGATGCACGCAAAGGGGAACGGCTCATCGTCCTGCATAAACATTTGAACAAATCAGTCGACGAAATCCTCAAAGAGCTGGCACAGTCAGGCATTCCCAATCTCTGGCTGCCCTCCAGCGACAGTTTCCTCGAAGTCGACGCCATCCCGCTCCTGGGAACCGGGAAACTCGATCTGGCACGCATCAAACTGCTCGCCTGCGAGGCCTTTCCTGTCGAAGTCGCCAGCTAA
- a CDS encoding DUF1801 domain-containing protein, protein MPTRNSAVDDYLAELQHWQTEATKLRKILLKSPLTEELKWRSPCYTFQNKNVVILGCFKDFCSLSFFKGALLKDPDQVLARPDKNSRAARLIRFTSLQEINELEPVVQRYILEAIELEKTGRKVDLQQEAEPELPHELQDQFKNNPALKKAFTVLTPGRQRAYIIHFSTPKQSQTRVSRIEKLTPQILEGKGLHDCTCGLSKKLPRCDGSHKSLR, encoded by the coding sequence ATGCCGACCAGGAACTCCGCAGTCGACGACTATCTAGCTGAGTTACAGCACTGGCAAACAGAAGCCACAAAACTCAGAAAAATCCTGCTCAAGTCACCGCTGACTGAGGAACTGAAATGGCGCAGCCCCTGTTACACATTTCAGAACAAAAACGTCGTCATTCTGGGATGCTTCAAAGATTTCTGCTCACTCAGTTTCTTCAAAGGGGCCCTGCTGAAAGATCCTGATCAGGTTCTCGCCAGGCCCGACAAGAACTCGCGGGCTGCGCGGCTGATCCGGTTCACATCGCTGCAGGAAATCAATGAACTCGAACCGGTTGTGCAACGCTACATTCTCGAAGCCATCGAGTTGGAGAAAACAGGCCGTAAGGTAGATCTCCAACAGGAAGCGGAACCTGAGCTACCTCACGAATTGCAGGACCAATTCAAAAACAATCCGGCCTTGAAAAAAGCTTTCACAGTCCTTACCCCCGGCAGACAACGAGCCTACATCATCCACTTTTCCACCCCCAAACAATCCCAGACCCGCGTCTCACGGATTGAAAAACTGACTCCACAGATCCTCGAGGGTAAAGGACTGCATGACTGCACCTGCGGACTCTCGAAGAAACTCCCCCGCTGTGATGGATCGCATAAATCCCTGCGTTGA
- the lexA gene encoding transcriptional repressor LexA yields MIDQKVKLTERQQAIYQFLKDKIINRGYGPTVREIGDAFDIRSPNGVMGHLKALERKGLIKRKSHISRSIQLCDNAQKPANIHLAGSLQAGAPIGSTMGDSQVDFSSLFDSGDNFCLKVKGTSMIEAQIQDGDYVIVKKQETCQQGEIVVALVDQQEATLKRFYQEADRVRLEPANSSMAPIYSNNVQILGVVKGVIRKFV; encoded by the coding sequence ATGATTGACCAGAAAGTCAAGCTGACAGAACGCCAACAGGCTATTTACCAGTTTCTAAAAGATAAGATTATTAACCGTGGCTATGGCCCCACAGTCCGTGAGATCGGCGATGCATTCGATATTCGCTCTCCCAACGGCGTCATGGGACACCTCAAGGCACTCGAACGTAAAGGGCTGATCAAACGCAAATCACATATCTCACGTTCGATCCAACTCTGTGACAATGCCCAGAAACCGGCCAACATCCATCTGGCAGGATCGCTGCAGGCGGGGGCCCCGATTGGCTCAACCATGGGCGATTCACAAGTCGATTTCAGCTCCCTGTTTGATTCGGGCGACAACTTCTGCCTCAAAGTCAAAGGGACTTCCATGATCGAAGCCCAGATTCAGGATGGCGACTACGTGATCGTCAAAAAACAGGAAACCTGCCAGCAAGGTGAAATCGTGGTTGCCCTCGTTGACCAGCAGGAAGCCACGCTGAAACGCTTCTACCAGGAAGCAGATCGCGTGCGGCTGGAACCGGCTAACTCGAGCATGGCCCCCATTTATTCCAACAATGTCCAGATCCTGGGCGTTGTCAAAGGAGTCATCCGGAAGTTCGTTTAA
- a CDS encoding methyltransferase domain-containing protein, which translates to MTEASHQRLTIDQFTRQAVPFTKLQGHSTSLDLLAELSQLKDTDEVLDVACGPGIVACYFAEKAQRVTGVDLTPEMLRQARRRQEEQGLQNLEWVEGSGETLPFPDDRFSLVVSRYAFHHFERPETVFAEMCRVCQPGGIVLVADVCLPAEQVAAYDALEKLRDPSHVHVLSRDEICTLFENQKLQQIQFGEYKVELTVEEQLAASFPVPGGAEEFRRLLENDVTENRYGVSVHQEAGALCYAVPIVSAAGRKP; encoded by the coding sequence ATGACGGAAGCATCTCATCAGCGTTTGACGATTGATCAGTTCACCAGACAGGCGGTACCGTTTACGAAACTTCAGGGCCACTCGACTTCTCTGGACCTACTGGCTGAACTGTCTCAATTGAAAGACACAGATGAGGTACTGGATGTCGCCTGTGGTCCGGGAATTGTCGCCTGTTATTTTGCGGAAAAAGCTCAGCGTGTGACCGGTGTGGATCTGACGCCGGAAATGCTGAGACAGGCACGACGGAGGCAGGAAGAGCAGGGGTTGCAGAATCTGGAGTGGGTAGAAGGGAGCGGTGAGACGCTTCCGTTTCCAGATGACCGTTTTTCTCTGGTCGTCAGTCGTTATGCGTTTCATCATTTTGAGCGACCTGAGACTGTATTTGCCGAGATGTGTCGGGTTTGCCAGCCGGGGGGAATCGTGTTGGTGGCGGATGTCTGTCTGCCGGCAGAACAGGTGGCAGCATACGATGCACTGGAAAAACTGCGTGACCCCTCGCACGTGCATGTATTGAGTCGGGACGAAATCTGCACGTTGTTTGAGAATCAAAAACTTCAGCAGATTCAATTCGGCGAATACAAAGTGGAGTTGACCGTCGAAGAACAGCTGGCGGCTTCGTTTCCCGTTCCAGGTGGAGCAGAGGAATTCCGCAGACTGCTGGAAAATGACGTGACAGAGAACAGGTACGGCGTGTCCGTACATCAGGAGGCTGGGGCACTGTGCTACGCTGTGCCGATCGTGTCGGCTGCGGGGAGAAAGCCTTAG
- a CDS encoding DinB family protein: protein MPGNQRGEGGIHSLEELKERWGELEQRWIAYLQGLNEADLAQVVRKQSTSSGKGQVHQTRRSDVLMHVCLHAQYTTAQLINMLRQAGAESLPDSMLITLARQEMA from the coding sequence TTGCCTGGAAATCAGCGGGGAGAAGGCGGAATCCATTCACTGGAGGAGCTTAAAGAAAGATGGGGGGAACTGGAGCAGCGCTGGATTGCGTATCTGCAGGGGCTGAATGAAGCCGATCTGGCGCAGGTCGTTCGTAAACAGAGTACCAGCTCCGGTAAGGGACAAGTGCATCAGACCCGGCGATCGGATGTGCTGATGCATGTCTGTCTGCATGCGCAATACACGACCGCGCAGCTGATCAACATGCTGCGACAGGCAGGCGCGGAAAGTCTGCCCGACAGCATGCTGATCACGTTAGCACGCCAGGAAATGGCTTAG